attataagctcactgtcctttatttatggctagaaaccaaatatgagtgagtacatcccatgttcctctttttgggtctggcttacctcactcaggatagtgttttccatttccatccatttgtatgcaaaattcaagaagtccttggtttttactgctgagtaatactctaatatgtatatattccatactttcttcatccattcttccattgaagggcatctaggttgtttccaggttctggctattacaaacaatgctgctatgaacatagttgagcatatacttttgttgtatcaTACAACAAAAGGGCTAACATTTTGCTTGAgagtttctttttgtcttttgcaTTTGCTCACTGCTGGTTGGGAGGTTGGGTGTGGAGCTTCGTGTGTGAACTAGACTGGCAGTCTAGTGAGACTACGTTCGTGCTCACACTAGATGCACCAAACAGGTTGGTAGGAGGCTCAGCTCACTGTGGACTTTTGTTCAAGTTGGTAGGGCATTGCCAACTATAACTGGCAAATGAGGCTACAGGGGTTGCCCTAACATAGGAAGGGAAGTATATCATCTCTCGAGTGTACTGTCTTTCTACTCTTGCCAGTCTTGGCTTGTTACTGTCTTTCCACCTTTCCATCATGGTCACTGTGTTCCCACAAGACAGCAAAGTCCCCAAGGTAAAGGAACTGAGTTCGAATTTGGGAAGAATGACTATTCGTTGAAGGTCTAGGAAGCTTGAACCTTTAGGGtggctcctctttccttcttctgtccaATCATGAATCTCATGCTTTAGACATAGCTgtgataattgtgtgtgtgcatagccATAAATGATGGAGATTATAAATGCgtatataacacatacacatatgtatgcacatatatgcatatagctatgagatatacatataacatagATGTTGAAAATAGTTTCTGAAGTCAAAGTAACAGTTCAGACTCTAACTCTGTTCATTATCTGGACAACCTTTAGTAAGTTACTTCTCGTTCTTCATAGTATTTAGGGTATATTCATCAGGACACTCTAGGTGAAATCTGGTGGCGTAAGTGAAGGAATGGTCATTTCTCGTTGACACTAAAGGCATCAAACAGGTTGGTAGGAGTCTCAGCTCACGGTGGACTCTATTGATCAAGGTGGTATTGGCACCGTCCCCGGAAAAAGTAGCTTTAAGGGCTACCATAGAATAGAAAGGGGAAATGGAGACCCTATATGCAGTTCTAGTTGCTGTTGATTTAAGTGATAAATAAGGCACAGTCTTATTTTGAATTTCCTTAATTATAAATGAGGTTGAGAATCTTTTTGTATGTTCCTCAGCAATTaggtagttttttgttttgttttgttttgttttgttttgagacagggtctcactattctGGTTGGCTTAGAATTcactgggtagaccaggctgatacCAAACttaccacctgcttctgcctctcaaatgctgggtttacaattgtgtgccaccacgcccagcttgaGTTGATTCTTGAGGGGCAAATAAAAAACTTGGTGAAGAAGGGATGAGCCTTGGGGACAGTACATAGGCCCATGAAAAGGCCCGGATGAATGCGAATCTAGAGTAGTCAGAGGGCTGGCGTGAGTAACTGAGATGGGAGTGAGCTCAGACTTGGTACTTAATACACTTTTacggaagaaaggaaggaaggatggggaggaggaactggaggagcAGGTGGGGGAAAATTACGGCGAACACCGACAAAGGAGCTTGGCTTTTTCTTGTGAGGTCATGTGGCATAGGGTTTGGCACAGGGTGATGACATTAGTGCCATGGTTTTGAAAGTCTGTTTGAGCTCTTGGGAGTAAAGCAATGACAAGGAGGCCGGAAGGGAAACAGCGGCAGCAGTTTTGTCAGGCTGAGAGAGGGTGGTGATTTGAACCAGGCCCGTGGTGCCGGGGatggacagaagaagaaaagctaggAGGGAGCCAGTGCATAGAGAAGAAGTAATACAATGTGAGGATTAAAAAAATGCCAGTGAGAAAAAGCGAACGCAGGATCCAGCCCACAGGTGCCAGCGTGGGCTGGCAGAGGGCAGGTGGTACAGAAAAAGATCCAGAACGGAGGAAACAAGGGTGAGTACGGGGAAAAAGTGGACTCCAAGGACCTCCTGAACTTCAAATTTGGTTCCGTACTGAAAAGACAGGTAGTGTGGGAAGAGCTCTTGGTACTGGTGACAGAAGATGTCGCACCAAGCTGGCCCCCTTTCACCAacgggatgtgtgtgtgtgtgggggggtcctCCTCATCCCCCCAGTTCCTTACCCTTGATGGGGTGCTATATCCATTTGGACCCCAAAGACCTTGTGAGAAGACTTCTGTAAGAGCCCTGACAGGAAAGGGAAGACTGACATTTTGCAGATGCGGAGCTAAGGTTCGACAATGGAAGCATAGATGGAGGATTCATTCCGTCACAAGGTGTTCCCCGAGCCACGCTTGCAAGATGCCTTTCGCCATGCTTGGGTTTGAGCAAATCCTAAGAGAAATGAGGTGTCTTTTGTACTAGACCCATATTCTCTTTAATTATCCAAGAAGTTTTCTGTGGTTCTTGTCCAGAGGCTACAAGTGCTGGCCTTTGTGCTACCCACAGTTCTGTTCCCCAGAATCAGTCACTTTGTAATgtgctgtcttttaaaaaatacttctgaaTTTTACTATTTGGAACTTCTGAACACTGCTATTGTATGATGTAACAATTTTAGGCATTCTCTGTTGACTTCCCAACACAGGAAATGAGAATTGAGTTCTATATGATATGCTTGAATATATTTGCCTCCTCCAAAGCTCTTAttgcctcttctcctcctcttcttccttctcctccccatctccccttatctcCCCTCCTCCACCGCTCTAtctcctcctcgtcctcgtcctcgtcctcgtcctcNNNNNNNNNNNNNNNNNNNNNNNNNNNNNNNNNNNNNNNNNNNNNNNNNNNNNNNNNNNNNNNNNNNNNNNNNNNNNNNNNNNNNNNNNNNNNNNNNNNNtcctcgtcctcgtcctcgtcctcgtcctcgtcctcgtcctcgtcctcttcctcctcctccttcttcaatacagggtctctacatagccctggttgtcctggaactcacgatgtagatgaggctgacctagaactcataaatctgcctgcctccacttttCCAGCACCAGGCTCCTTCCAAAATTCTTATAGTGCAGTTTTGGTTAAATGTCTGACTACAATTAGGAAATAAGCATACCGATATTATATTTTCTTGTGTGACTTGTTTTTTCTTGGAACTAATAATTGGCTCATTTACatcttaattaataattttaaggatttatttaatttcattgtaTAGTagaaatgttttgcctgcatgcatgcatgtatgtacaccatgtggtTACatattagatcctctggaactggggtcacGGATGGTTGTGAAcactgggaatcaagcccaggtcctctgcaagagcaacaagtgcttttaactgctgagccatctctccagcccctaattctTTTCGTTTCCTAGATagcttttagttatttttaacttGCCCGCAAGCATTTCACACCATGGTAATCTTTCAATATGTGCAAAGACATGAGGAGTCTTTAACATTTctctcatgttttctttccttgaggACAATATTGCTGGAACCCAGCATCTCCCTCTTACAGTCTGGCCTTATGCACAGCCGCTATTACCAGAGTGCTTATGGCCACTTAGGCAAAGTTTAAGGCGCTTACTCTTGGGGTATGCAAAGGTGAGGCTGGACTGGAATGTGGCTAAGGGTGGAGGTCTCTTTAAATGTGGACTCTAGGAGCCTTGCTTATTTCCTTCCAGCCCTGCCCAtgctcagtttcctcttctgttgaCCCTTTTCCACCGTGGATTCTTTGACTTCTCCCTCATTTTGATGTAGCATGCCATCCAGTAGTGCTCAGGAGCAAGGGCTTGGGAGACAAATTATCTGAGAAAATATATCTGAAATTGGCTGCCCTCTCATCTGAGCAACCATTTCGAAGCATCTAGAATATTTCAGCTCTAGCTAATGTAAGTACTGAAGTTCCCCAAATGACAGGAAGTTGGAAATACTCTGAATCATAAATACGTTAGTCAGGCACGGCATCTTACAACtttggaagctgaagcaggagaattgctatgagttgaggccagcctgggctgtcaTACTGTGTTGCGAGACTGTCTCAGACCAACCAACTAACTGACAAGAATACATCTGATATACCTAGTGTGTCAAACCCCACAGCTTAGTAACACAGCACAATCTGATATACCTAGTGTGTCAAACCCCACAGCTTAGTAACACAGCACATTGCCCCATGCTGGTTGTATATCATGGTGTTGTGACTGACTTGAAGCTATGGCTTGTTGTTGCTGGCCACCATACAACAGAATGGTACCACATATTGCTagcacaggaaaagagaaaaatttagtTTTTGCTGGATTCCTGCTGGTTTTCCACCACCATAAGCTACAAAACATTGTAAGTTAAGCTGTTTTAAGTTGAGACCCACCTGTATCTGAGTCCAGaatacttttttattcttttctcatacagtacatcctGACCACcgttacccctccccccactcctcccagtcctcctcctgcacctcccctctcccccagatccatgcctccatttcccttcagaaaagagcaggcctcccagggacatcaaccaaagaTGACCTAACAAGTTGCGATACGAATGGGCACCATCAAGGCTGGACACagtaacccagtatgaggaagaGTCAGAGACTCTCACTTTTAGGAGTCCCAAAAGAATATCGAGCTATGCAACCAtaatgtatatgcagaggacctagcgcAGACCCACGCAGGCTCTGCAAATCCAGAACCTTGTTTGGTTCAATTTTTTTCCAGAGAATAATTCTTCCATTAATGATTTGCATAGAGAAGAGAAGACATAGTGTTCTAATTAGTTTCTTGTCAGCAATCCATCCAGGCTTCTGCTGTTTGAGCCTgggcttcctccctgcctcttgtGATGTCTGGTCCTCCAGATTCTGAGTCTTTCCTGACTTTTCCAAAGAAAGGAGGCTTCCTGTAGGCATCGCCATTGCAAGTGCTTAGAGACCTGCTTGCCGCTTTCTAAGCCTGTTGTGTCTCCCTGCATCTGCTTTATGAACACATGTTTTCCTGATACTGCATCTACTGTTGGCATAGTTCAGACTCTTCTTCTCTTTGTGTACCCACATTCCTAAactattttaatcattttcatgAGACTCCAATAAGTCAAGACAAAATGTGTTAATGTGTTCAattagaagggttttttttttgtctttctaacCCTTTGGCCCATTTCCCACACTATCTTACTCTTGGCTGCTTACGTTTCCAGTGTAATTCCAAGTGGATGCGGTACCCACCCGTGGCTCTTTGGtcattctttcctgtcttccttcagccGAGCACAGTCCCTTATCTTATTATACTTTGTTCCTTGCTTTGGGTGCTTCCAATCTGGTGAAGGCAGGTGTTAGCTTTCTCTGGCATCTCCTCGACTGAAAGTTTTCAGCaatggttctccaccttccttaaCGCTGTGACCCCTTAACAcggttccttatgttgtggttacccccaagcataaaaatatttttgctgctacttcataactataattttgctactgttatgaatggtaatgtaaatatctgatatttgacccccaaaggggtcaccaatcacaggttgagaaccactaccttATGGGGAAGACATTGAGAAGAAAATGTAAGTCATCAGAAATTATTCTAAGAGTTCAAATATCCAGTGACCATCAGTGGCCCCCTGTCCTTACCTCCATCATATACACAATGCTGGGGCAGGCTTCGGGGGTGGAGGCCATGGGAAGCACAGCTATGAGGAACACATTTGTCTTCTAGACCCAAATCAGGTTGAGAAGGTCCAGGGGCACATGGACATGTGGGCCATCTGTAAGTGGAAGGGTGACTGTTGAGTGGGCCTTGGTCAGAGCGTGTGTGACTTTGGGGTAGATGGAACTCAGTGGGGGTAGTGTAGGCGTGAGGGATTGTCCACAATTCATTGACATTGGGCTGGGGTCTCTCTAGTAACCACGGTGATCCTTGTCAACCTCTACTTGGTGGTGTTCACGTCGTACTGGCCTTTCACTGTGCTGATGCTCATCTGGCTGGCTTTTGACTGGAAGACTCCGGAGCGAGGTGAGTGCCTGGTGGGATGCGTTGCCGTATGTTCCTCTCCTAACCCTGGGAGGCTCTGGGCAGTTCCCAATCAGTCTTTCAGTCTGTCCCTCCCTGGGCTAGGAAAGCTGATGGAAGTGCTCCTTTTAAGGTCTTTGAAAGACCCATTTTGGCGCTGGAGTTggtaagaggaagaaaggggtgggtgtgggtaaggaagcagaggctgggccCATTCTAAGTTGTTCTTGATATGCCCGTTCTAGTTGCCATGTAAGAGGGCAGGAACAGGTGAGAGGACCCCATGGTATCCAGAGAAGGAGAGCGGGGGTGGAAAGAGCTTGTCTGTGTTTTCAGGAGGCCGTCGTTTCCCCTGTGTGAGGAGGTGGCGTCTGTGGAAACACTACTGCAATTACTTCCCAATCAAGGTGAGCCTGGGATAGCATTGGATTGGGATTAGGGTACAGGGTGTGACCACATGGGGGCCTGGAAAAACAATGACCCCTGGGCATGCGCATTGCCCAGCCTGCATGGCTGGAATTCATGAGTTCCAGTTCTCTAGCCAAAAGAGGAGTTTCCCTCTCCGTCTTTAGCTCTCCTGTGTTGACCTTCCTCTACAGATTTTGAAGACGCATGATATTTCCCCCAGCCACAACTACATCCTTGCCTGCCATCCTCATGGGCTCATGGCCCATTCATGCTTTGGTCACTTTGCCACTGACACATCAGGCTTCTCCAAGGTCTTCCCTGGCATCACCCCTTACATACTCACACTAGGAGCCTTTTTCTGGGTGCCTTTCTTCAGAGACTATGTGATGTCTACAGGTGAGTGGCTTCAGGGGCATTCTGCCACATAGACGGCGACCCTAAGGAGAACCAGGACATGTGTAAGAGCAGCTTCAAAGCTGCCTACCAGCTCCCCAGAAACACAGGCTGGAGAAGAtgctccctgcttccctgctccTTGTAGAGGGGAGTGGGAAAGAATAGTTTGCAGGGGTGGGAGTAACCAAGCACCTTTGGCTTTTTCTGCCCACCAGGGGCCTGCTCTGTGAGCCAATCCTCCATAGACTTTCTGCTTACCCAGAAGGGCACAGGCAACATGCTTGTCGTGGTGGTTGGTGGCCTGGCTGAATGCAAACACAGCACGCCAGGCTCTACTACCCTGGTCTTGAAGAATCGGTATGGCTTTGTGCGCATGGCCCTTCGACATGGGTAAGGACAGCTGCTGGGACataggggtgggatggggtggggaggatgtTCAAAAGCCCATCAGGGAAGAACACCCGGCTTTGCagtagttaaagaaaaagaagcttgcAAACAATTGTGAATAAATAGAACCATCATTAAAAtattgacgtgtgtgtgtgtgtgtgtgtgtgtgtgtgtgtgtatgcacgcatgcatgcacacacatgcttgcccATGAGTCCCTGCATGTGAAGGGCAGAGGTCAACTTGTGTATTTATTGTTCCTCAGGCTCAGTCCACCTTCTCTTTAGAGCCAGGATCTGCCATTGGCTTGGAATTTACCTGGTAGAGTAGGCTTAATCTGCGAGCCTTAGCGATccacccatctccatctcccTGGCATCCCCaacatgccaccatacctgacttttttttctggccattgaactcaggtcctcatgcctgcatggATCATGCCTGCATGGAAAGCACCTTGCCAACTGAGCTAGCACTCCAGCTTCTCTATATAAATGTTATTCAATTTTGTcagttcaaaataaagaaaagggcagagggaaagaaaaccaCCTATGGGTTCGAAGAGAGCTGGAAAGGGTGCTGTCCAGGCCTTGTGGTAGCCTTAGACTCTCATTAATACCAGTCTCTCTACAAAAGAACTGTGGTTGCACCTTAGAGCAGAAAAGGCTTCACTTCTTAACATGTGggctgaggggaaaaaaaccaaatgaaatggCCTTTGGGTGTTATCTGACAGTGGTTCAGATTTGGGCATTCCCACGGATCACTGGGCTTTCAGAAGCTACTGTTTCATCCCTAAAGGCAGCCTGGCCTAGGCCATGGGACACCGTAGTCAGCTGACACCTTGGTACAGCTGGATTTGAGGTCTAGGGGGCCTGTAGGCAGACCCAGGGGATCCTGATGTTCAGCATGTCATCTACAGCAGGGTCCCCGTCTTTCTGCATATTCAAAGACTTGCTTTTCTTCTGCAGGGTGTCTCTAATCCCTGCTTATGGCTTCGGAGAGACGGACCTCTATGACCAGCACATTTTTACTCCCGGGGGCTATATCAATCGCTTTCAGAACTGGTTCCAGAAGATGGTACACATCTACCCCTGTGCTTTCTATGGGCGTGGCTTTACCAAGAACTCC
This is a stretch of genomic DNA from Microtus ochrogaster isolate Prairie Vole_2 chromosome X, MicOch1.0, whole genome shotgun sequence. It encodes these proteins:
- the Awat2 gene encoding acyl-CoA wax alcohol acyltransferase 2, whose translation is MFWPTKKDIKTALEVLALFQWALSAFVIITTVILVNLYLVVFTSYWPFTVLMLIWLAFDWKTPERGGRRFPCVRRWRLWKHYCNYFPIKILKTHDISPSHNYILACHPHGLMAHSCFGHFATDTSGFSKVFPGITPYILTLGAFFWVPFFRDYVMSTGACSVSQSSIDFLLTQKGTGNMLVVVVGGLAECKHSTPGSTTLVLKNRYGFVRMALRHGVSLIPAYGFGETDLYDQHIFTPGGYINRFQNWFQKMVHIYPCAFYGRGFTKNSWGLLPYSQPVTTVVGEPLPLPKIENPSQEIVAKYHALYIAALRKLFDQHKTKFGISETQELVIV